Proteins from a genomic interval of Diaminobutyricimonas aerilata:
- the metK gene encoding methionine adenosyltransferase produces MSSSPLRLFTSESVTEGHPDKICDQISDSILDALLTVDPHARVAVETLVTTGLVHVAGEVTTSGYVEIPSIVRDRIAHIGYLSSDAGFDGRSCGVSVSIGGQSPDIAQGVDAAYEARELSSDDAIDRQGAGDQGIMFGFATRETPQLMPLAPWLAHRLAERLTEVRKTGMLDYLRPDGKTQVTIGYEGDVPRTVETVVLSTQHAPHVSTEQLRAEVMDLVIRPTLERVDLDASAPKVLINPTGRFEIGGPQGDAGLTGRKIIVDTYGGAARHGGGAFSGKDPSKVDRSAAYAMRWVAKNAVAAGLADKLEVQVAYAIGAASPVGLYVETFGTAHVDESRLVDAIREVFDLRPAAIIRDLDLLRPIYSATAAYGHFGRELPDFTWERLDRVDALRSAAGL; encoded by the coding sequence ATGTCCTCCTCTCCGCTGCGCCTGTTCACCTCCGAATCGGTCACCGAGGGGCATCCCGACAAGATCTGCGACCAGATCTCCGACAGCATCCTCGACGCGCTCCTGACGGTCGACCCGCACGCCCGCGTCGCCGTCGAGACCCTCGTCACGACCGGTCTCGTGCACGTCGCGGGTGAGGTGACGACCTCCGGATACGTCGAGATCCCGTCGATCGTCCGCGACCGCATCGCCCACATCGGGTACCTGTCCTCCGACGCCGGGTTCGACGGTCGGTCCTGCGGCGTCTCGGTCTCGATCGGCGGCCAGTCGCCCGACATCGCCCAGGGCGTCGACGCGGCCTACGAGGCGCGGGAGCTCTCGAGCGACGACGCGATCGACCGGCAGGGCGCCGGCGACCAGGGCATCATGTTCGGTTTCGCGACGCGCGAGACGCCGCAGCTCATGCCGCTCGCCCCGTGGCTCGCCCACCGGCTCGCCGAACGCCTCACCGAGGTGCGCAAGACCGGGATGCTCGACTACCTGCGCCCCGACGGCAAGACCCAGGTCACCATCGGCTACGAGGGCGACGTGCCCCGCACGGTCGAGACGGTCGTGCTCTCGACGCAGCACGCCCCGCACGTGTCCACCGAGCAGTTGCGGGCCGAGGTCATGGATCTCGTCATCCGGCCGACGCTCGAGCGGGTCGACCTCGACGCGAGCGCGCCGAAGGTGCTCATCAACCCCACCGGTCGGTTCGAGATCGGCGGCCCGCAGGGCGACGCGGGTCTCACCGGACGCAAGATCATCGTCGACACCTACGGCGGTGCCGCGCGCCACGGCGGCGGCGCGTTCAGCGGCAAGGACCCGTCGAAGGTCGACCGCTCCGCCGCCTACGCGATGCGCTGGGTGGCGAAGAACGCGGTCGCGGCGGGCCTCGCCGACAAGCTCGAGGTGCAGGTCGCCTACGCGATCGGGGCCGCCTCGCCGGTCGGTCTCTACGTCGAGACCTTCGGCACCGCCCACGTCGACGAGAGCCGGCTGGTCGACGCGATCCGCGAGGTCTTCGACCTGCGGCCGGCCGCGATCATCCGCGACCTCGACCTGCTGCGACCCATCTACTCCGCGACGGCCGCGTACGGCCACTTCGGCCGCGAGCTGCCCGACTTCACCTGGGAGCGGCTCGACCGCGTCGACGCGCTGCGCTCCGCCGCCGGGCTGTGA
- a CDS encoding RsmB/NOP family class I SAM-dependent RNA methyltransferase: MSVQPARRIAFEVLDAVRSSDAYANLLLPTKIERARLSTADAALTTELTYGTLRRLNYYDRVVELAAGRPVDRIDPPVLDVLRIGAHQLLAMRTPSHAAVDESVSLTASVAGRSATGFVNAVLRAIDRSTPEEWTGRVLATARSDDERLALEHAHPVWIIRALRRALAAEDRADELAELLAADNASPRVALAALPGLAGVEEAGEPTRWSPVGVALASGDPSRVPAVAAGRVRVQDEGSQLAALALSRARAIEPGERWLDLCAGPGGKSALLGADAALGGATLVANEVVPARAGLVERAVAALDPRPEVRVGDGRTIGDEQPAAFDRILLDAPCTGLGALRRRPEARWRKSPADVAALTALQLELVASAAKALKPGGLLAYVTCSPHLAETRPAVQEAVERHGLVAVDTASALRGVTREPLPTVDGAHLQLWPHRHGTDGMFIQLLARVNR, encoded by the coding sequence ATGAGCGTGCAACCCGCCCGTCGCATCGCGTTCGAGGTGCTCGACGCGGTGCGCTCGAGCGACGCCTACGCCAACCTGCTGCTGCCGACGAAGATCGAGCGCGCGCGCCTGTCGACGGCGGATGCGGCGCTCACGACCGAGCTCACCTACGGCACCCTGCGCCGGCTGAACTACTACGACCGGGTCGTCGAATTGGCCGCCGGGCGGCCGGTCGACCGGATCGACCCGCCCGTGCTCGACGTGCTCCGGATCGGCGCGCACCAGCTGCTCGCCATGCGCACCCCTTCGCACGCCGCCGTCGACGAGTCCGTGTCGCTCACCGCATCCGTCGCCGGCCGCTCGGCGACCGGCTTCGTCAACGCGGTGCTGCGCGCGATCGACCGTTCCACGCCGGAGGAGTGGACCGGGCGGGTGCTCGCGACCGCACGCAGCGACGACGAGCGTCTCGCCCTCGAGCACGCCCACCCGGTGTGGATCATCCGTGCGCTGCGACGCGCCCTCGCCGCGGAGGACCGCGCGGACGAGCTCGCCGAGCTGCTGGCGGCCGACAACGCGTCACCGCGCGTCGCCCTCGCCGCCCTCCCCGGACTCGCGGGTGTCGAGGAGGCGGGGGAGCCGACCCGCTGGTCGCCGGTCGGCGTCGCGCTCGCCTCGGGCGACCCGTCCCGCGTGCCCGCTGTCGCGGCGGGCAGAGTGCGCGTGCAGGACGAGGGGTCTCAGCTCGCGGCGCTCGCCCTGAGCCGCGCCCGGGCCATCGAGCCGGGCGAGCGCTGGCTCGACCTGTGCGCCGGCCCTGGCGGCAAGTCGGCCCTGCTCGGCGCCGACGCCGCGCTCGGCGGTGCGACGCTCGTCGCGAACGAGGTCGTCCCCGCACGCGCCGGACTCGTCGAACGGGCCGTCGCCGCCCTGGATCCGCGACCGGAGGTGCGGGTGGGTGACGGACGCACGATCGGAGACGAGCAGCCCGCCGCGTTCGACCGCATCCTGCTCGACGCGCCCTGCACCGGGCTCGGAGCCCTGCGGCGGCGACCGGAGGCGCGCTGGCGCAAGAGCCCCGCGGACGTGGCGGCCCTCACGGCGCTCCAGCTCGAACTCGTCGCCTCGGCGGCGAAGGCGCTCAAGCCGGGCGGACTGCTCGCCTACGTGACCTGCTCACCGCACCTCGCCGAGACCCGGCCCGCGGTACAGGAGGCGGTCGAGCGGCACGGGCTCGTCGCCGTCGACACCGCCTCCGCCCTCCGCGGCGTCACCCGGGAACCGCTGCCGACGGTCGACGGCGCCCACCTGCAGTTGTGGCCGCACCGCCACGGCACCGACGGGATGTTCATCCAGCTGCTCGCTAGGGTGAACCGGTGA
- the fmt gene encoding methionyl-tRNA formyltransferase, whose product MRLVFAGSPAAAVPSLHALLASRHEVAAVLTREDSPQGRKRILTPTPVADVAAERGVRVVKANRLAPVTDELIALEPDLGVIVAYGGLVREPLLSAPRLGWINLHFSLLPRWRGAAPVQHALIAGDDVTGACVFQLVPELDAGDVFARMSRPVGRHETAGRLLDSLAVDGAELLARTVDALADGTAVAEPQSGEVTLAPKLTIADGRLDFGEPARRVIDRFRGVTPEPGAHTEVDGQRLKILDAAVAHDAPPLPAGRLALAAKRVLVGTPDGAVELVRVQPAGRTAMAAADWWRGLDADAEHVAA is encoded by the coding sequence CTGCGCCTCGTCTTCGCCGGAAGTCCCGCCGCGGCCGTGCCGTCGCTGCACGCGCTGCTCGCCTCGCGGCACGAGGTCGCGGCGGTGCTCACGCGCGAGGACTCCCCGCAGGGGCGCAAGCGCATCCTCACCCCGACGCCGGTCGCCGACGTCGCCGCCGAGCGCGGAGTCCGGGTGGTGAAGGCGAACCGCCTCGCTCCGGTCACCGACGAGCTCATCGCCCTCGAGCCCGACCTCGGCGTCATCGTCGCGTACGGCGGCCTCGTGCGGGAGCCGCTGCTCTCCGCGCCCCGGCTCGGCTGGATCAACCTGCACTTCTCGCTGCTGCCGCGCTGGCGCGGTGCCGCGCCCGTGCAGCACGCCCTCATCGCGGGCGACGACGTGACGGGCGCGTGCGTCTTCCAGCTCGTGCCCGAACTGGATGCCGGGGACGTGTTCGCGCGGATGTCGCGACCGGTCGGCCGCCACGAGACCGCGGGTCGTCTTCTCGACTCGCTCGCTGTCGACGGCGCCGAGCTGCTGGCACGCACCGTGGACGCGCTCGCGGACGGCACGGCCGTCGCGGAGCCGCAATCGGGGGAGGTGACGCTCGCCCCGAAGCTCACGATCGCCGACGGCCGACTCGACTTCGGCGAGCCCGCCCGCCGGGTGATCGACCGCTTCCGCGGCGTGACGCCCGAACCGGGCGCCCACACCGAGGTCGACGGTCAACGTCTCAAGATCCTCGACGCCGCCGTCGCGCACGACGCACCCCCGCTCCCCGCCGGCCGACTCGCCCTCGCGGCGAAGCGCGTGCTGGTCGGCACGCCCGACGGCGCCGTCGAACTCGTGCGCGTGCAGCCCGCGGGGCGCACCGCGATGGCGGCGGCGGACTGGTGGCGCGGCCTCGACGCCGACGCGGAGCACGTGGCCGCATGA